In Neofelis nebulosa isolate mNeoNeb1 chromosome 7, mNeoNeb1.pri, whole genome shotgun sequence, the following proteins share a genomic window:
- the ANKRD9 gene encoding ankyrin repeat domain-containing protein 9: protein MPWDARRPGGGADGGPEGAGAARSRAQKQCRKSSFAFYQAVRDLLPVWLLEDMRASEAFHWDERGRAAAYSPSEALLYALVHDHQAYAHYLLATFPRRALAPPSAGFRCCAAPGPHVALAVRYNRVGILRRILRTVRDFPPEERARVLDRRGCGRVEGGGTALHAACELARPECLFLLLGHGASPGLRDGGGLTPLELLLRQLGRDAGAPNAAAAAPAGAPASAPGEPRQRRLLLLDLLALYTPAGAAGPARRELLGDRPRWQRLLGEDKFQWLAGLAPPSLFVRAMQVLVTAISPGRFPEALDELPLPPFLQPLDLTGKG from the coding sequence ATGCCGTGGGACGCGCGGCGGCCCGGGGGCGGCGCGGACGGCGGGCCGGAGGGCGCAGGCGCGGCGCGCTCACGGGCGCAGAAGCAGTGTCGCAAGTCGTCGTTCGCCTTCTACCAGGCCGTCCGCGACCTGCTGCCGGTGTGGCTGCTCGAGGACATGCGCGCCAGCGAGGCCTTCCACTGGGACGAGCGCGGCCGCGCCGCCGCTTACTCGCCCTCCGAGGCGCTGCTCTACGCGCTCGTGCACGACCACCAGGCGTACGCGCACTACCTGCTGGCCACGTTCCCGCGGCGCGCGCTCGCGCCACCCAGCGCCGGCTTCCGCTGCTGCGCGGCGCCCGGGCCGCACGTGGCGCTGGCCGTGCGCTACAACCGCGTGGGCATCCTGCGCCGCATCCTGCGCACCGTGCGCGACTTCCCGCCCGAGGAGCGCGCGCGCGTGCTCGACCGGCGCGGCTGCGGCCGCGTGGAGGGTGGTGGCACGGCGCTGCACGCGGCCTGCGAGCTGGCGCGCCCCGAGTGCCTCTTCCTGCTGCTTGGCCACGGCGCGTCACCCGGCCTGCGCGACGGCGGCGGCCTCACGCCTCTTGAGCTGCTGCTGCGCCAGCTGGGCCGCGACGCCGGGGCCCCCaatgccgccgccgccgcccccgccggggCGCCCGCCTCTGCGCCCGGGGAGCCGCGCCAGCGCCGCCTGCTGCTGCTCGACCTGCTGGCGCTGTACACGCCCGCGGGCGCCGCCGGCCCTGCCCGCCGGGAGCTGCTGGGCGACCGGCCGCGCTGGCAGCGGCTGCTGGGCGAGGACAAGTTCCAGTGGCTGGCGGGCCTGGCGCCGCCCTCGCTCTTCGTGCGCGCCATGCAGGTGCTGGTCACCGCCATCTCGCCTGGACGCTTCCCCGAGGCCCTGGACGAGCTGCCGCTGCCGCCTTTCCTGCAGCCGCTGGACCTCACGGGCAAGGGCTAG